In the genome of Variovorax sp. PAMC26660, the window CCGCCTGCAAGCCCGCACCATCATCAGCCTACTTGTGTATCCCAGGAAGCGGCGTGGTCCGCTCAGACGGCGTACTGTGGAAGTACCCAAACGGAGAATCACATGCTCGAATACTCAATACAGCAGCCCGAAGGCATCTTGGTGCTCAAGCCTAGCGCGCCGCTGAGCAAGGAGGACTTCGGTGGTCTCAGCGCTGTTGTCGATGGTTATCTCTCCGACCACGCCAAGCTTAGAGGCGTATTGATTCGCTCAAAGGGCTTCCCTGGATGGGAGAGCTTCGGCGGATTCACCGCACACATGCACTTTGTCCGCGACCACCACAAGGAGGTTGACCGAATCGCAATCGTGACGGATAGCCACTTTGCTGGCATAGCGCAGTTGCTCGGCGCGCACTTCACGTCGGCCGAAGTGCGACATTTCCCCTTTTCCGATGACGTGAAGGCGCAGGAATGGCTGGAGCCCGCCGCGAAGTAGTTGTGGGGGCGGGCTGAACCGCCCCTTCAGGTAGCGGCGATGGACCGCAAGTGGCCACCAAGGAGAATGGGCAATGAGGCTTCAGTTTGCGAGCGATTTCTAGCTTTGGTGCATGGTGCTCAACTACGCCGTGCTGCTTGCATGGTTTATTGCTTTCTGGTTTGCGCATGCCTGGATGCGAAAGCTCCACGGGCGTTGGTTTCATATTTCGGACGAACGCTTCGACAGCATTCACTACGGATGCATGGCGATTTACAAAGTTGGCATTCTTCTTTTCAACGTGGTGCCATACGTTGCCCTCCGCATCCTGGGAGGTCACATCAGCTAACTCAGTGCACTCCCTTTGCCGATTTGAGGCGCAAAAGGACCTTCGCCCTGTTCGTGTGCTTATGCGACCTCAGCTCATGCTGGTTATGGCACGCGCCAACCGACCTGATGCACTGCCGCCGTGGCATCGTGTCGGGCGTCGTCTTCGGTGTGCAGGTAAATACTGGTCGTGCTGATGTTGGCGTGTCCGAGGTTGTCGCGAACCACTTTCAAATCGGCTTTTTCGCTGAGATGACTGCCAGCCGTGTGCCTGATCCAATGCGTAGAAGCCCGTTCTAGATGTGTGGCGGCCGCTTCGAATTCAGCGCCTCCTTGTCGCAACTGTGTTGCGGCGTGACGCATGACGCCTTTGACTACTTCATGGATCGCGCTACGGGCCATTGGTTTTATCGGCGAGATCAGCGTCATCAGCAGCGGCACAACTTCACCTGCAAGCGGTAGTGGACTCAATCCATGTGCTTTGCGATAGCGCATCAATTCGGACATCAGTTCGGCCGTTGCCGGAATCAGGCGAGTTTTTTCGCCTTTGCCAGTGATTTCGAGCCACCAGCGCTCACGACCATCGGCACCTCGCCGACTGAAGAAGCCATCCATGCCTGCGCTGCAGATCTCCGACACGCGCAGGCCGCCGATATAGAGCAGCGAGAACAGCCATCGGCAGCGCGATGCGTGCAGCCTTTCACGCTCGCTGCTCACGGGCATCGCTTCGATTGCGGCTTTCACCACATTCCAGTGTTCCTCTGGCAGAAAGCGACTCACGCGGGGTGCAGCCTGCCGGCGCTTGCGCCGGCTCAGCGCCAACGGATTGCCGGCCAAGTAGCCGGCTTCCACCAACCAGGAAAACATCCCATTGAGGATCGACAGTGCCTGCCGCTGGCTCGAGGCCCCCAGTGGACCAGCGAACGGGCGCCAAAGGGATGAATTGCGTCCGGGCCTTTGCACTGCTTGCGTGACCCAGCGTTCAATTGGCTGGGGATCGCTCAGGAACCGCTGATAGAGCAATAAATCCTCATGCGCAAGGTCCGACAGGGCTGCGCCGCGCTGCAGGATGCACCACAGCATGAGGCGCTCGGCCTCCTTACGGTAGCTGGCCAGCGTGGCCGGCGAGTCGGAGTACCGGGCCAACCAGGCCAAAACGGCGCCGCGATCGTCCGCCGCTGCCAGCTGTGAGCGCCCGGCGGCGCGATTGTGGCCACGGCTACCGTCCAAGTGGACCGGCACCATCATCTGATCGAGGCTGACGAGGGCATTCATATGAAGTTACGCGCACAGGAGGGACACACCCAAGTCTATGGACATTAGATTACTTATGTCCACAGACTAGGAGTTATCTCAATAAATTCAATGTATTACGTTGTATTATTTATTCATGATCACAGAAACCGAACTCCAGAGCGACATCGAAGCCCTCAGGGGGCGATTTACGGAAACAAAAGACCTCTATCGCGAGGTTTGCGCGTTGCTGTTCTTCCGCTATGGCATCACTCCCACGGCGAGCAAGCTCTACCAGTTCGTTCGCAAGGGCTCGATGAGTGCGCCGGCGGAGGCCCTGGCCAAGTTCTGGGAGGACCTGCGCAGCAAAGCGCGCGTCGAAATCGACCATCCGGATCTGCCGCCCGAACTCAAGACGAGTGCAGCGGAAGTCATTGCCGATTTATGGCGGCAGGCCACGGCGGCCGCACGCCACGAACTCGCGGCGCTGCGCGTGGAGGATCAGGCCGCGGTCGAGCAAGCTCAGGGTGAGGAAACCCGGGCCCTCCAGGCGACAGCAGAGGCGCTGGCCAGCGCCGATACCCTGCGTCAACAGTTGGGCGCGGCCCAGGAGTCGCTGCAGCAGCGGCAAACGGATCTGGAGGTCGAGCGGCGCGCCCATGCCGGCGCCGTGGCCAGGCTGCAGGAGCTGCAGCGCCATCTGGAGGAAGCGCGCAACCAGCAGGAGCGGGTACGGGCGGATTTCAGCGCCGAGTTGGCCAAGGCACGGGAGGCCGTGGACGTGGCGAACGCTCGTTCGGACGCCGCCGAGCGACGCGCGCTGCTTGAGATCGACCAGGAGCGTCAGGCCCGAATCAAGGCCGACAAGCAGCTCGAGGCGCTGCGTGGCCAATTGGCGCAGGCCGAAGGCCGCCATCGCGAGAGCTTGCTGGCGCAGGCCGACGCCGTCACGCGGCTGCAGGTCAAGGCCGATGCGGCCGAGGATTCGCAACGAGAACTGACGGCCAGCAATC includes:
- a CDS encoding DUF6868 family protein, yielding MVLNYAVLLAWFIAFWFAHAWMRKLHGRWFHISDERFDSIHYGCMAIYKVGILLFNVVPYVALRILGGHIS
- a CDS encoding STAS/SEC14 domain-containing protein, encoding MLEYSIQQPEGILVLKPSAPLSKEDFGGLSAVVDGYLSDHAKLRGVLIRSKGFPGWESFGGFTAHMHFVRDHHKEVDRIAIVTDSHFAGIAQLLGAHFTSAEVRHFPFSDDVKAQEWLEPAAK
- a CDS encoding tyrosine-type recombinase/integrase, coding for MNALVSLDQMMVPVHLDGSRGHNRAAGRSQLAAADDRGAVLAWLARYSDSPATLASYRKEAERLMLWCILQRGAALSDLAHEDLLLYQRFLSDPQPIERWVTQAVQRPGRNSSLWRPFAGPLGASSQRQALSILNGMFSWLVEAGYLAGNPLALSRRKRRQAAPRVSRFLPEEHWNVVKAAIEAMPVSSERERLHASRCRWLFSLLYIGGLRVSEICSAGMDGFFSRRGADGRERWWLEITGKGEKTRLIPATAELMSELMRYRKAHGLSPLPLAGEVVPLLMTLISPIKPMARSAIHEVVKGVMRHAATQLRQGGAEFEAAATHLERASTHWIRHTAGSHLSEKADLKVVRDNLGHANISTTSIYLHTEDDARHDATAAVHQVGWRVP
- a CDS encoding DNA-binding protein, coding for MITETELQSDIEALRGRFTETKDLYREVCALLFFRYGITPTASKLYQFVRKGSMSAPAEALAKFWEDLRSKARVEIDHPDLPPELKTSAAEVIADLWRQATAAARHELAALRVEDQAAVEQAQGEETRALQATAEALASADTLRQQLGAAQESLQQRQTDLEVERRAHAGAVARLQELQRHLEEARNQQERVRADFSAELAKAREAVDVANARSDAAERRALLEIDQERQARIKADKQLEALRGQLAQAEGRHRESLLAQADAVTRLQVKADAAEDSQRELTASNRSLADDLQVTRERLAVAQQEATQFRAEAQTLRVLLERLSPPEPVPQQEVPTSKVTKPGARKAR